A stretch of DNA from Candidatus Thermoplasmatota archaeon:
TATTTCTTTAATAATAATTGCATTATTGTGCTCATTAACCTTTGAAGTAGGTTATAATTTTTCAAAAATGGTCTAGGTGTACTAAGCTTGTTACTTTCCTCTGAAAGCCCTGCGTAGTTATAGGTAATCGCAAAAACCCAATGTTGTTCATTACCTGCCCAGGTGTATTGATAAGGTGATTCGTTGTCGGTTAGTTGCAACTCATCATCAAGATAAAACTCTACACGTTCCAC
This window harbors:
- a CDS encoding Ig-like domain-containing protein; its protein translation is YKIPWFWIDKKGENHNLTMPISFKIDQTPPTIKLTKKSSGKDKVIFTATTSDEVSKVERVEFYLDDELQLTDNESPYQYTWAGNEQHWVFAITYNYAGLSEESNKLSTPRPFLKNYNLLQRLMSTIMQLLLKK